TCGAGCTGATGATCCACCTGGCCGACGGGTACCGCCGCCGGTACCGCGACGTTGAAGCCCCGCCCGAGCAGCTTATGCTGCCTGGGTTCGAGTGGATCGGCCCGCGTAGCGAACCACCAGCGTTCGAGCACCCCGCCTAACTGCGGCGTGTCCGCAGGCTCAGCGCCACGTGGCTGGGCGCCCCGTGCCGTGCCGCCTCCGGCGGGCTATCATCGGGTTTTCCCCCGCACGCCCCCGCCTGAAGAGCTATGCCCGAAGCCTTTCCTGGAGACGCAGATACCACGGTCGCCGAGCTGCGGCGCAACATGGCGGCGTTCGTGGAGGAGCGGCAGTGGCGCCACTTCCACTCGCCCAAGAACATCTCGATGGCGTTGGCGGTTGAGGCCGCCGAGCTGCTCGAGCATTTCCAGTGGATGGACTCCGAGGAGTCCCGGCACATCGACGCGGACGCCGAGAAGCTGGCGGCCGTCGCCGAGGAGATCGCGGACGTGGTTGGGTACTCGTTCGCAATCGCCAACGAGCTGGGCATCGACCTCAGCCAGACTATCCGCGCCAAAATGGTCAAGAACGCCCAAAAGTACCCTGCCGAGCAGTTCCAGGGGCGGCACGAGCTCGGGCAGGATGGCAAACCTGTTGGGTAGCCGCCCGCGTCTGGCGATCGTTGGCGCCAGCGTTCGGGCCGCGGCGCAGTCGGCCTCGCGGGCGGGCCTGGACGTGGTCGCGGCGGATCTCTTTGCGGACGCCGATCTCCGAGAAGTAGGCCCGGCGACCCAGATTGAAGACTAC
This genomic interval from Posidoniimonas corsicana contains the following:
- a CDS encoding nucleotide pyrophosphohydrolase — protein: MPEAFPGDADTTVAELRRNMAAFVEERQWRHFHSPKNISMALAVEAAELLEHFQWMDSEESRHIDADAEKLAAVAEEIADVVGYSFAIANELGIDLSQTIRAKMVKNAQKYPAEQFQGRHELGQDGKPVG